Proteins from one Streptomyces sp. NBC_00289 genomic window:
- a CDS encoding transglycosylase family protein: MISPHATDLNEHSGPNRGRRLALGLFLPVTALLTLVTPSAQAATPTGLGADWEAIARCEAGGNWHANTGNGHYGGLQFKQSSWVAAGGRRFAPRADLATKREQITVARRLAALQGMNAWACA; this comes from the coding sequence ATGATTTCACCTCACGCAACTGATCTGAACGAACACAGTGGACCGAACAGGGGGCGCCGCCTGGCGCTCGGACTGTTCCTGCCGGTCACGGCGTTGCTGACGCTCGTGACACCCTCCGCCCAGGCCGCGACACCCACGGGCCTGGGCGCCGACTGGGAAGCCATCGCGAGATGCGAGGCGGGCGGCAATTGGCACGCCAACACGGGCAACGGTCACTACGGCGGCCTCCAGTTCAAACAGTCGAGCTGGGTCGCCGCCGGCGGCCGCAGGTTCGCACCCCGGGCCGACCTGGCAACGAAGAGGGAACAGATCACAGTGGCCCGGCGCCTCGCGGCCCTCCAGGGCATGAACGCCTGGGCATGCGCGTGA
- a CDS encoding carbohydrate-binding protein yields MQLRPVIASVGLLAGALVALSGTTAQAASARYEAESSPAVCTGTIDSDWSGYSGGGFCNGTNAAGAHVQFTANASAAGTATLKVRFANGTTAARAATLTVNGAGATSLSFESTGAWGTWATKTLTVPLTSGSNTIRISPTSTGGLPNIDYLDVETGDTTTPPSATALYVAPNGSDSAAGTQSAPTTLTSAITRITPGGTIYLRGGTYAYAQTVTIPAANSGTAAARTNLSAYPGETPVLNFSAMTENSANRGLAVNGSYWHVYGIVVERAGDNGIFVGGSNNVIERTVTRFNRDTGLQLSRIASSTPKDQWPSNNLVLSAESHDNADSDGEDADGFAAKLTVGGGNVFRYDVSHNNIDDGWDLYTKTDTGAIGTVTIEDSLAYDNGTLSDGTVNSNGDRNGYKLGGDDIAVNHVVRRSIAYHNGKHGFTYNSNPGTMAVSNNVSVDNAQRNFSWDAGTSVFRNNTSCRSAGGSNDKTVGDADSTNQFWSGTNGSRCSSYTGALGWSYATDGRLVVTFGGKQVTP; encoded by the coding sequence ATGCAACTGAGACCAGTCATCGCGTCCGTCGGCCTGCTGGCCGGCGCACTCGTCGCGCTGTCCGGCACCACGGCGCAGGCAGCGTCCGCCCGTTACGAGGCCGAGAGTTCCCCGGCGGTCTGCACCGGCACCATCGACTCCGACTGGTCCGGCTACTCGGGCGGCGGGTTCTGCAACGGCACCAACGCGGCCGGCGCCCACGTCCAGTTCACCGCGAACGCCTCGGCCGCCGGCACGGCGACGCTGAAGGTCCGCTTCGCCAACGGAACGACCGCCGCCCGGGCCGCGACCCTCACGGTGAACGGTGCCGGCGCCACGTCGCTGTCGTTCGAGAGCACCGGCGCGTGGGGGACATGGGCGACGAAGACCCTCACGGTGCCGCTGACCTCGGGCAGCAACACCATCCGGATCAGCCCCACCAGCACCGGCGGTCTGCCCAACATCGACTACCTCGACGTCGAGACGGGCGACACCACCACACCGCCGTCGGCCACCGCGCTGTACGTGGCGCCGAACGGCAGCGACAGCGCGGCCGGAACGCAGTCGGCCCCGACGACGCTCACCTCGGCGATCACCCGCATCACACCCGGCGGGACGATCTACCTGCGCGGCGGAACGTACGCCTACGCGCAGACGGTCACCATCCCGGCGGCCAACAGCGGCACCGCCGCCGCCCGTACGAACCTGTCCGCCTACCCGGGCGAGACCCCGGTCCTCAACTTCTCGGCCATGACCGAGAATTCGGCCAACCGCGGGCTCGCCGTGAACGGTTCGTACTGGCACGTCTACGGCATCGTCGTCGAGCGGGCCGGGGACAACGGCATCTTCGTCGGCGGCAGCAACAACGTCATCGAGCGCACGGTGACGCGCTTCAACCGGGACACCGGGCTTCAGCTGTCGCGGATCGCCTCCAGCACCCCCAAGGACCAGTGGCCGTCCAACAACCTCGTACTGAGCGCCGAGTCGCACGACAACGCCGACTCCGACGGCGAGGACGCCGACGGCTTCGCCGCGAAGCTCACGGTGGGCGGCGGAAACGTCTTCCGCTACGACGTCTCCCACAACAACATCGACGACGGCTGGGACCTCTACACCAAGACCGACACCGGAGCCATCGGCACGGTGACCATCGAGGACTCCCTCGCCTACGACAACGGCACCCTCAGCGACGGCACCGTGAACTCGAACGGTGACCGCAACGGCTACAAGCTCGGCGGCGACGACATCGCGGTCAACCACGTCGTCCGGCGCAGCATCGCCTACCACAACGGCAAGCACGGGTTCACCTACAACAGCAACCCCGGCACGATGGCGGTGTCGAACAACGTCAGCGTCGACAACGCCCAGCGCAACTTCTCCTGGGATGCCGGGACTTCGGTGTTCCGCAACAACACCTCGTGCCGCAGTGCCGGCGGGTCGAACGACAAGACCGTGGGTGACGCGGACAGCACGAACCAGTTCTGGTCCGGCACGAACGGGTCCAGGTGCTCCTCGTACACCGGCGCCCTTGGGTGGTCCTACGCCACGGACGGCCGTCTCGTGGTGACCTTCGGCGGCAAGCAGGTCACCCCGTAG
- a CDS encoding glutamate--cysteine ligase: MGRDVPAVVFTREDRRRYRIKMQECLDAFAQMLRESRFESERPQVGLEIELNLVDDEAEPTMRNSDVLEAIADPTWSTELGRFNLEINVPPRHLTAGGPDSWASEIRDALNHAEERARSVDARLIMIGILPTLRQEHAGEAALSENPRYRLLNDQVFAARGEDLRIEVDGVDRLRTYADTITPEAACTSTQFHLQVSPEEFAGYWNAAQAIAGIQVALAANSPFLFGKELWHETRIPLFEQATDTRPQEISVQGVRPRVWFGERWITSVFDLFEENLRYFPALLPLCDEQDPAQTLDRGDIPELAELSLHNGTIYRWNRPVYAIAHDKPHVRVENRVLPAGPTVADTLANGAFYYGLTRALVEEERPVWSRMSFSAAEDNLHTAARHGIEARLYWPGMGEVPVAELVLRRLLPLAHRGLERSGMDAAWREPLLGIIEQRCVTGRNGAVWQKEMFHAIDSSAHSGRHEALRRMTQLYIDYMHLNAPVHTWPVD; encoded by the coding sequence ATGGGACGGGACGTCCCGGCGGTGGTCTTCACCCGTGAGGACCGTCGCCGGTACCGGATCAAGATGCAGGAGTGCCTCGACGCCTTCGCGCAGATGCTGCGCGAGTCACGGTTCGAGTCCGAGCGGCCCCAGGTGGGGCTGGAGATCGAGCTGAACCTGGTCGACGACGAGGCGGAGCCGACCATGCGCAACAGCGACGTGCTCGAGGCGATCGCCGATCCGACCTGGTCCACCGAGCTGGGCCGGTTCAACCTCGAGATCAACGTTCCGCCCCGCCATCTGACGGCCGGTGGGCCCGACTCCTGGGCGTCCGAGATCCGCGACGCGCTGAACCACGCGGAGGAACGTGCCCGCTCGGTCGACGCGCGCCTGATCATGATCGGCATCCTGCCCACCCTGCGGCAGGAGCACGCCGGCGAGGCCGCGTTGTCGGAGAACCCGCGCTACCGACTGCTCAACGACCAGGTGTTCGCGGCCCGGGGCGAGGATCTGCGCATCGAGGTGGACGGTGTCGACCGGTTGCGGACCTACGCGGACACGATCACCCCGGAGGCGGCCTGCACCAGCACCCAGTTCCACCTCCAGGTGTCCCCGGAGGAGTTCGCCGGCTACTGGAACGCGGCTCAGGCGATCGCCGGGATCCAGGTCGCGCTGGCGGCCAACTCGCCGTTCCTGTTCGGCAAGGAACTGTGGCACGAGACCCGTATCCCGCTGTTCGAGCAGGCCACCGACACCCGCCCGCAGGAGATCAGCGTGCAGGGAGTGCGGCCCCGGGTCTGGTTCGGGGAGCGCTGGATCACCAGCGTCTTCGACCTCTTCGAGGAGAACCTGCGCTACTTCCCGGCGCTGCTGCCCCTGTGCGACGAGCAGGACCCCGCGCAGACCCTGGACCGCGGCGACATTCCCGAGCTGGCCGAGCTCAGCCTGCACAACGGCACCATCTACCGCTGGAACCGCCCGGTCTACGCCATCGCCCACGACAAGCCGCACGTCCGCGTGGAGAACCGGGTGCTTCCCGCTGGTCCGACCGTCGCCGACACCCTCGCCAACGGCGCCTTCTACTACGGGCTCACCCGCGCTCTGGTGGAGGAGGAGCGACCGGTGTGGTCACGGATGTCCTTCTCGGCAGCCGAGGACAACCTGCACACGGCGGCACGGCACGGTATCGAGGCACGGCTGTACTGGCCGGGCATGGGCGAGGTGCCGGTGGCCGAACTCGTCCTGCGGCGTCTGCTGCCGCTGGCGCACCGGGGGCTGGAGCGCTCCGGGATGGACGCGGCGTGGCGGGAGCCGCTGCTCGGGATCATCGAGCAGCGGTGCGTCACCGGCCGCAACGGAGCGGTCTGGCAGAAGGAGATGTTCCACGCGATCGACTCCTCCGCCCATTCCGGCCGCCACGAGGCCCTGCGGCGGATGACGCAGCTGTACATCGACTACATGCACCTCAACGCCCCGGTCCACACCTGGCCGGTCGACTGA
- a CDS encoding helix-turn-helix transcriptional regulator, which produces MNHAELAAFLKSRRDRVRPSDVGLPTGPRRRVPGLRREEVAQLAGLSADYYTELERGRGAQPSAQVLASLARALRLNGDERDHLFHLTDRAVPPAAHGPAAHVQPALLGLLDQLATTPAQVITDLHETLVQNPPAAALLGRPPAVRGPAASFVHRWFTDPDARAIYPVEDHPHHSRVFVADLQAVAARRGRDSEVSRMVSVLRRRSQEFAGLWDTHDVALRRTDHKRIVHPALGVIELDCHSLFSEDGRQRLLWFAAPPGTEGAAQLELLSVIGTQDMTPSTNELGQSPA; this is translated from the coding sequence GTGAACCATGCCGAACTCGCCGCATTCCTGAAGTCCCGGCGCGACCGGGTCCGCCCGTCCGACGTGGGGCTGCCCACGGGGCCGCGGCGCCGGGTGCCCGGACTGCGGCGCGAGGAGGTCGCGCAGCTCGCGGGTCTGTCCGCCGACTACTACACCGAGCTGGAACGCGGACGTGGCGCCCAGCCCTCGGCCCAGGTGCTCGCCTCTCTGGCGCGGGCGCTGCGGTTGAACGGCGACGAACGCGACCACCTGTTCCACCTGACGGACCGGGCGGTCCCCCCGGCGGCACACGGCCCCGCCGCGCATGTCCAGCCGGCCCTGCTCGGCCTGCTGGACCAACTCGCCACCACTCCCGCCCAGGTCATCACCGACCTGCACGAAACGCTCGTCCAGAACCCGCCGGCCGCAGCGCTCCTCGGCCGTCCCCCGGCCGTGCGAGGTCCCGCGGCGAGCTTCGTCCACCGCTGGTTCACCGACCCCGACGCCCGCGCCATCTACCCGGTCGAGGACCATCCCCATCATTCCCGGGTGTTCGTGGCGGACCTCCAGGCGGTCGCCGCCCGACGCGGCCGCGACAGCGAGGTGAGCCGGATGGTGTCGGTGCTGCGACGCCGTAGTCAGGAGTTCGCGGGTCTGTGGGACACCCACGACGTCGCCCTGAGACGGACCGACCACAAACGCATCGTGCACCCCGCGCTGGGCGTCATCGAGCTGGACTGCCACAGTCTGTTCAGCGAGGACGGACGCCAGCGTCTGCTGTGGTTCGCCGCCCCGCCCGGCACGGAGGGCGCCGCACAGTTGGAGCTGTTGTCGGTGATCGGCACGCAGGACATGACGCCCAGCACGAACGAGCTGGGGCAGTCACCGGCGTGA
- a CDS encoding SDR family oxidoreductase, giving the protein MSTQEVAESRTALDHRTGRPRVAVVTGGSRGIGREVVSRLAADGYAVVVGYAGNRDLAETAAKEVTATGGRALAVRADVADEQQVADLFATAESEFGAVDVVVHAAGRLYVAPVAELDLAELDAVHRTNIRGSFVVAQQAVRRIRAGGAIITFSTSVVGLAFPGYGAYSAGKGAVEALTPILARELRGRDVTVNSVAPGPTATDLFLEGKDEETVARLAAQAPLERLGTPADIAQVVAFLASPAGHWVNGQVVRANGGII; this is encoded by the coding sequence ATGTCCACCCAGGAAGTCGCGGAGAGCCGCACCGCGCTCGACCACCGAACCGGCCGGCCCCGCGTCGCCGTCGTCACCGGAGGCTCCCGCGGCATCGGCCGTGAGGTGGTGAGCAGGCTGGCCGCGGACGGATACGCCGTCGTGGTCGGCTACGCGGGGAACCGCGATCTGGCCGAGACCGCCGCGAAGGAGGTCACGGCCACCGGTGGCCGGGCGCTCGCCGTCCGGGCCGACGTCGCCGACGAGCAGCAGGTGGCCGATCTGTTCGCGACCGCGGAGTCCGAGTTCGGCGCGGTCGACGTCGTCGTCCACGCCGCCGGGCGGCTGTATGTGGCCCCGGTCGCCGAGCTGGACCTGGCGGAGCTCGACGCGGTCCACCGCACCAACATCCGCGGCAGCTTCGTCGTCGCCCAGCAGGCCGTCCGCAGGATCCGCGCCGGCGGAGCGATCATCACGTTCTCCACGTCCGTGGTGGGCCTGGCCTTCCCCGGATACGGCGCCTACAGCGCAGGCAAGGGTGCCGTCGAGGCGCTCACGCCGATCCTCGCCCGCGAGTTGCGGGGCCGGGACGTCACCGTCAACTCCGTCGCCCCGGGCCCCACCGCCACCGACCTGTTCCTCGAAGGCAAGGACGAGGAGACCGTCGCGCGGCTGGCCGCCCAGGCCCCGTTGGAGCGACTCGGCACCCCCGCCGACATCGCGCAGGTCGTCGCCTTCCTTGCCTCGCCGGCCGGCCACTGGGTCAACGGCCAGGTCGTCCGCGCCAACGGCGGGATCATCTGA
- a CDS encoding SDR family NAD(P)-dependent oxidoreductase, translating to MPSDTPRTVLVTGASSGFGALTARALALAGHTVHAGIRQTATRNAPAVDDLRRYAADHDLALHAVELDVTSQESADHAVAHIVAAQGRLDVVVHNAGHMASGPAEAFTPEQLSGLYDVNVLGAQRVNRAALPRLRAQNEGLLVWIGSSSTRGGCPPFLGPYFAAKAAMDALAVSYAAEILRFGIDTAIVVPGAFTSGTNHFAHAGTPADTDRAAAYDERYGALLAGLDERLAALIPPDADVTQVADAVVRLVATPAGRRPLRTHVDPSRDGSEVVSAVADRVRADFFRRVGLDDLLTAGSSL from the coding sequence ATGCCTTCCGACACGCCCAGAACCGTTCTTGTGACCGGGGCCTCCAGCGGCTTCGGCGCGCTGACCGCACGGGCACTGGCCCTCGCCGGTCACACCGTCCACGCCGGAATCCGGCAGACGGCCACCCGCAACGCGCCCGCGGTGGACGACCTGAGGCGCTACGCCGCCGACCACGACCTCGCCCTGCACGCCGTCGAACTCGACGTGACCTCCCAGGAGTCCGCCGACCACGCCGTCGCCCACATCGTGGCCGCCCAGGGCCGTCTCGACGTGGTCGTCCACAACGCCGGACACATGGCCTCCGGCCCGGCCGAGGCCTTCACGCCCGAGCAGCTGAGCGGCCTCTACGACGTCAACGTCCTCGGCGCCCAGCGCGTCAACCGTGCCGCGCTCCCGCGACTGCGGGCCCAGAACGAGGGCCTGCTGGTGTGGATCGGAAGCTCCAGCACCCGCGGCGGCTGCCCGCCGTTCCTCGGCCCCTACTTCGCCGCGAAGGCCGCCATGGACGCCCTGGCCGTCAGCTACGCCGCCGAGATACTGCGGTTCGGCATCGACACGGCCATCGTCGTCCCCGGCGCCTTCACCTCCGGCACCAACCACTTCGCCCACGCGGGCACGCCCGCCGACACCGACCGGGCGGCCGCGTACGACGAGCGCTACGGAGCACTGCTGGCCGGCCTCGACGAACGACTGGCCGCGCTCATCCCACCGGACGCGGACGTCACGCAGGTCGCCGACGCCGTCGTACGCCTGGTGGCCACGCCCGCCGGCCGCCGACCCCTGCGTACGCACGTGGACCCCAGCCGCGACGGCAGCGAAGTCGTCTCCGCGGTCGCCGACCGCGTCCGCGCCGACTTCTTCCGCCGCGTCGGACTGGACGACCTGCTCACCGCGGGCAGCTCCCTGTAA
- a CDS encoding tautomerase family protein, translating to MPFANFKVPAGTLDEKQKEHIVTRTTELYVEIYGERARATTMVLVEEVTDGGWGIGGNVLTRAMLEQ from the coding sequence ATGCCGTTCGCGAACTTCAAGGTCCCGGCCGGAACCCTCGACGAGAAGCAGAAGGAGCACATCGTCACGCGCACCACCGAGCTGTACGTCGAGATCTACGGCGAACGAGCCCGCGCCACCACCATGGTCCTCGTCGAGGAGGTCACCGACGGTGGATGGGGCATCGGCGGAAACGTCCTGACCCGCGCCATGCTCGAGCAGTAA